Proteins found in one Anopheles aquasalis chromosome 3, idAnoAquaMG_Q_19, whole genome shotgun sequence genomic segment:
- the LOC126578621 gene encoding cysteine dioxygenase type 1 translates to MTSLVVLENNNNNNNHYQLDGDKDSSTTSGDREGEKYLRELTKTFTGIDKPLKNARKCETLTDLIRELRQTFDSDHVNIEYVNHLMLSYESNPAEWRKFAKFDRFRYTRNLVDAGNGKYNLMILCWNEGHASAIHDHADSHCFMKMLKGQLMETRYAWPKDASVSEDCKADIGNGNVVTGGQHQEEQEYNGDELEELSRSTLETNGVCYINDTLGLHRVENPSHTDVAVSLHLYCPPFDVCSIFNKQTGKRTKCNVTFWSKFGKRDPANAN, encoded by the exons atgacgtcactggtggtgctggaaaacaacaacaacaacaacaaccattaCCAGCTCGATGGCGACAAAGATTCCTCGACGACGTCGGGCGATCGCGAGGGCGAAAAATATCTTCGCGAGCTGACGAAAACTTTTACCGGGATCGACAAACCGCTCAAGAACGCCCGCAAATGCGAGACGCTAACCGATCTGATACGTGAACTGCGACAAACCTTCGACTCGGACCACGTCAACATCGAGTACGTGAACCATCTGATGCTGAGCTACGAATCGAACCCAGCCGAATGGCGCAAGTTTGCCAAGTTTGACCGTTTCCG CTATACAAGGAACCTTGTGGATGCTGGAAATGGTAAATACAATCTCATGATACTGTGCTGGAACGAGGGCCACGCGTCGGCCATCCACGATCATGCTGATTCGCACTGCTTCATGAAGATGCTGAAGGGACAGCTGATGGAGACGCGCTACGCCTGGCCAAAGGATGCGTCCGTCAGTGAGGACTGCAAGGCGGACATCGGCAATGGCAACGTGGTGaccggtggccagcaccaggaggAACAGGAGTACAACGGGGACGAGCTGGAGGAGCTCTCCCGCAGCACTCTCGAAACGAACGGTGTGTGCTACATTAACGATACGTTGGGGCTCCATCGGGTCGAGAATCCGAGCCACACGGATGTAGCCGTCTCGCTGCACCTGTACTGTCCCCCGTTCGATGTGTGCTCCATCTTCAACAAGCAAACCGGGAAGCGCACCAAGTGCAACGTAACATTCTGGAGCAAGTTTGGCAAGCGTGATCCTGCC aaCGCAAACTGA